The following proteins are encoded in a genomic region of Ailuropoda melanoleuca isolate Jingjing chromosome 10, ASM200744v2, whole genome shotgun sequence:
- the DCTPP1 gene encoding dCTP pyrophosphatase 1: protein MSRANGDARGDMGGDGTAAASPFSFSQEPTLEDIRRLHAEFAAERDWGQFHQPRNLLLALVGEVGELAELFQWKPDEEPGPQAWPPKERAALQEELSDVLIYLVALAARCHVDLPRAVLSKMDLNRQRYPAHLSRGSALKYTDLPHGATSEDQAVGPADLDCESTGQAST from the exons ATGTCTCGGGCGAATGGGGACGCGCGTGGGGACATGGGGGGAGACGGCACTGCTGCTGCCAGTCCCTTCAGCTTCAGCCAGGAGCCCACGCTCGAGGACAT ccGCCGTCTCCATGCTGAGTTTGCTGCTGAACGAGACTGGGGCCAATTCCACCAGCCTAGGAACCTCCTACTGGCCTTggtgggggaagtgggggagcTGGCAGAGCTCTT TCAGTGGAAGCCCGATGAAGAGCCTGGCCCCCAAGCCTGGCCCCCCAAGGAACGGGCAGCCCTTCAAGAGGAGCTTAGTGACGTCCTCATCTACCTGGTAGCACTAGCAGCCCGATGCCATGTGGATCTGCCCCGAGCGGTGCTCTCCAAGATGGACCTCAACCGCCAGCGCTACCCAGCACATCTGTCCCGAGGCTCTGCCCTCAAGTATACAGACTTGCCTCATGGGGCCACCTCTGAAGACCAAGCTGTGGGGCCTGCGGACCTTGACTGTGAGTCCACAGGCCAGGCCTCAACCTAG
- the ZNF771 gene encoding LOW QUALITY PROTEIN: zinc finger protein 771 (The sequence of the model RefSeq protein was modified relative to this genomic sequence to represent the inferred CDS: inserted 2 bases in 1 codon): HTGERPYACAXCGTRFAQSSALAKHRRVHTGEKPHRCAVCGRRFGHRSNLAEHARTHTGERPYPCAECGRRFRLSSHFIRHRRAHMRRRLYICAGCGRDFKLPPGATAATATERCPECEGS, encoded by the exons CACACGGGCGAGAGGCCGTACGCATGCGC CTGCGGCACGCGCTTCGCGCAGAGTTCGGCGCTGGCCAAGCACCGACGCGTGCACACGGGCGAGAAGCCGCACCGCTGCGCCGTGTGCGGTCGCCGCTTCGGCCACCGCTCCAACCTGGCGGAGCATGCGCGCACGCACACGGGCGAGCGGCCCTACCCGTGCGCCGAGTGCGGCCGGCGCTTCCGTCTCAGTTCGCACTTCATCCGCCACCGTCGCGCGCACATGAGACGCAGGCTCTATATCTGCGCCGGCTGTGGCCGGGACTTCAAGCTACCCCCTGGCGCCACGGCCGCCACTGCCACTGAGCGCTGCCCAGAGTGCGAGGGCAGCTGA